TATTCAGATTTTGATTGGCGCCGAAGAAGCTCCGCATTTTTTCATGCGCCGCTTCATTATCGAACCGAAAGGCCATATTCCGAAGCACACCAACACCGTTGAACATGAACAATTGGTATTGCGCGGCAAAGGGCGAATTGGCATCGGCGATGAGATATTTACCGTTAAAAAAGACGATGTGCTTTTTATTCCGGCCAACATGCCTCACTGGTATGAAAATATCGGCGATGAACCGTTTGAATTTTTATGCCTGATCCCCAATAAAGAAGACAAAATGCAACTTTTGGACTGAAGGCACCGGGCAAAGAAGAAAAATCGTACCTTGAGCTTTTTCTGCAGATTTGATTTTGATGAATTGCCAAAACAGGCTATCTTCAAAAACACCGCGATTCTCCGCATGGTCTTATTTTACCACGTCAACATTTTTTTTCGAAGAATCCGTATCGGAGCCGCAGGATCCTTACAGGACGAGACCGCCCCGTTAAAGAATGCCGCGACCTTTTAACCATTGGCGACCTTCAATCGTTTTGAAAAATTGCTCCCGCTGAAACGCTTCCGAACGAGTAGCAAATTCTTCGTAGTAAATGAGTCTCCAGGGACGAAAGGCTTTGGTGGAGCGCACCTTCCCGCTGTTGTGGCGCGTTAACCGTTCTTCCAGGTTCTGTGTGTGACCAAAATAATGACGACCGGAAGCTAAACTTTCAAGAACGTACGTGTAGTACATGCGGAGAGGGTGGGATTCGAACCCACGGACCCCGAAACAGGGTCAACGGTTTTCGAGACCGCCCCGTTCAACCACTCCGGCACCTCTCCAATTATTTCATCTTTTAATTTCTAAAAAATTTAACTTTAACACAATACTTTTTCATTTTCGAGACCGACCCGTTTCCGCAGGATCCCTACGGGACAACCACTCCGCCACCTCTCCAATTATTTTATCTTTATTTCTAATTAATTCAACTTTAAACTATGCTTTTTTATTTTCGAGACCGACCCGTTTCCGCAGGATCCCTACGGGACAACCGCTCCGGCACCTCTCCAATTATTTCATCTTTATTTCTAATCAATTTAACTTTAACACAATACTTTTTTATTTTCGAGACCGACCCGTTTCCGCAGGATCCCTACGGGACAACCACTCCGCCACCTCTCCAATTATTTCATCTTTATTTCTAATCAATTTAACTTTAACACAATACTTTTTCATTTTCGAGGCCGACCCGTTTCCGCAGGATCCCTACGGGACAACCACTCCGGCACCTCTCCAATTATTTCATCATTATTTCTAATCAATTTAACTTTAACACAATACTTTTTCATTTTCGAGACCGACCCGTTTCCGCAGGATCCCTACGGGACAACCACTCCGGCACCTCTCCAATTATTTCATCTTTTAATTTCTAAAAAATTTAACTTTAACACAATACTTTTTCATTTTCGAGACCGACCCGTTTCCGCAGGATCCCTACGGGACAACCACTCCGGCACCTCTCCAATTATTTCATCTTTTAATTTCTAAAAAATTTAACTTTAACACAATACTTTTTTATTTTCGAGACCGCCCCGTTTCCGCAGGATCCCTACGGGACAACCACTCCGGCACCTCTCCAATTATTTTATCTTTATTTCTAATTAATTCAACTTTAAACTATGCTTTTTTATTTTCGAGACCGACCCGTTTCCGCAGGATCCCTACGGGACAACCACTCCGGCACCTCTCCAAATAATATAAAAAGCGGAGAGGGTGGGATTCGAACCCACGGTGGCTGACGCCACACACGATTTCCAGTCGTGCCGATTCGACCGCTCTCGCACCTCTCCGATTTGATAATGCATTTCTGTTCGAGCTTTAGAACTTAAAAAAAACTATCTTACTTTTCAAGTTTTAAATCTTTATTAGATTATTTTATTTGCTCCTTTTTTACAGATTACCTAAATTATTGGTTAATTTTAATTAAGGTAAATGCTAATGGTACACGGACATCATCATTCACACGGGCATGACGATACCAGGCTCCCCACCACGCGCTTATTGATTACCATGGCGCTCAATTTTGCCATTACCATAGCCGAACTAATCGGGGGGCTTCTTTCCGGTTCGCTCTCATTGATTTCCGATGCGCTTCATAATTTCAGCGACGGCATTGCCATCATCATCTCTTACATTGCCCTAAAGCTAAAAAAAAGATCCGTTACGCCACGCCATACCTTCGGCTTAAAAAGAGCAGAGATTTTTGCAGCGGCATTAAACTCAGGCGTGTTGCTTGTTATTACGCTCTATCTTTTTTACCACGCCGCCATCCGCCTTATAAATCCCGCCGTACTCAAAGGCGATCTGATGATCGTCGTTGCCGGAATTGGTCTGATCGCCAATGTGATTGGCACCTGGTTGCTGGCGCGCCCTGCAAAAAACAGCTTGAATCTTAAATCTGCATACCTCCATCTTCTTGCCGATGCCATCTCGTCTTTTGCCGTTTTACTGGGCGGCGTTGCCATTTATTACTGGAACATCTTCTGGGTGGATCCCATTCTGACCATTCTGATCGGCCTGTATATACTCAAAGAGAGTTATCACATTTTACAGGGGGCTATACACATCTTGATGGAAGGCGCTCCGACCAATATTTCTATTGATGAGGTAAAACAGGCTGTGGAAAGTTTGCCCGAGGTAAACAACCTGCATCACATTCATCTCTGGATGGTTGGCGACAACGACATTCACCTTGAAGGTCATGTGGATGTTGAGGACATGCTTTTAAGCGAAAGCGGCCAGCTACTGAACAAAATTGAACACCTATTGCAAGATAAATTCAACATTAAACATGTTACCTTGCAGCTTGAATGTAACCATTGTTCCAATGCACATATGATTGGACATTAATTTAAATAAAAAAGGGAAACGCCATGTTTAATATCGAAACGTACAAAGATCGTCGGCAAAGATTGAAAGAACGGATGAAGGATGGTATTTTGCTTTTCCTGGGAAATAATGAATCTCCCATGAACTATCCGGCCAATGTCTATCCCTTTCGGCAGGACAGTACTTTCCTCTATTTCTGGGGACTTGATCAACCAGCCCTGGCGGCCGTCATCGACCTTGATCAGGACAAAGAAATCATTTTTGGCGATGATTTTTCGGTGGATGATATCGTCTGGATGGGGCCGCAACCCAAACTCCACGATCTTTGCGCTCAGGTCGGGGTGCAAACCGTTAAGTCCTCTGCCGATTTAGCCAATTTTATTTTTAGGGCGTTGCAAAAGGGCCGCCCCATTCACTTTCTGCCTCCTTATCGCCACGATAACATGATTAAACTTCAGGAGATTTTAGGAATTCGCGCTGATTACCTGAAAAATTATGTTTCCGTGCCCTTCATCAAAGCCGTTGTGGAACTGAGGTCTGTCAAATCCGAAGAGGAGATCATCGAAATTGAAAAGGCGCTGGATATTACCTATCAGATTCATCTGGAGGCCATGAAATTAATTCGACCGGGTCTAAAAGAATACGAAATTTCCGGCGTTCTTAAAGGTAAAGCGATGAGTCTGGGCGGCAGCCTTTCTTTCCCGATGATTTTTTCCGTGCATGGCGAAATTTTACACAATCCGCACCAACTTAATCTCATGGAAAAGGGTCAATTGGTGGTGCTGGATTGCGGCGGAGAGGCGCCCAGCCACTACGCCGGCGACATTACGCGTACACTGCCCGTCTCAGGAAAATTTTCCGAAGAACAAAAAGCGGTTTACCAGGCCGTTTTAAGCGCCCAGACCGCCGCAATTGAAATGATTCAGCCAGGAATCAGGTTTCGCGATGTTCACCTTGAAGCGGCAAAAGTGCTTACCCTTGGATTGAAAGAACTGGGTTTAATGAAGGGAAATATTGACGACGCCGTTCAGGCCGGAGCCCATGCCCTCTTCTTTCCCCATGGACTTGGTCACATGATGGGCCTTGATGTGCATGACATGGAAGACCTTGGCGAAGAATACGTGGGATACGATGAACATACAAAGCGCAGCAGCCAATTTGGGCTGGCCAATTTGCGCCTTGCCAGAGAGCTAAAATCGGGATTTGTAGTAACCGTCGAACCGGGCATTTACTTCATCCCTCAATTGATCGA
This sequence is a window from Caldithrix abyssi DSM 13497. Protein-coding genes within it:
- a CDS encoding aminopeptidase P family protein — encoded protein: MFNIETYKDRRQRLKERMKDGILLFLGNNESPMNYPANVYPFRQDSTFLYFWGLDQPALAAVIDLDQDKEIIFGDDFSVDDIVWMGPQPKLHDLCAQVGVQTVKSSADLANFIFRALQKGRPIHFLPPYRHDNMIKLQEILGIRADYLKNYVSVPFIKAVVELRSVKSEEEIIEIEKALDITYQIHLEAMKLIRPGLKEYEISGVLKGKAMSLGGSLSFPMIFSVHGEILHNPHQLNLMEKGQLVVLDCGGEAPSHYAGDITRTLPVSGKFSEEQKAVYQAVLSAQTAAIEMIQPGIRFRDVHLEAAKVLTLGLKELGLMKGNIDDAVQAGAHALFFPHGLGHMMGLDVHDMEDLGEEYVGYDEHTKRSSQFGLANLRLARELKSGFVVTVEPGIYFIPQLIDLWQQEQKFKDFINYDKLESYRHFGGIRIEDDVLVTENGCRILGKLIPKRIEGIEAIMQK
- a CDS encoding cupin domain-containing protein gives rise to the protein MAVKEMKKIPVQPVSVGKGAFIQILIGAEEAPHFFMRRFIIEPKGHIPKHTNTVEHEQLVLRGKGRIGIGDEIFTVKKDDVLFIPANMPHWYENIGDEPFEFLCLIPNKEDKMQLLD
- a CDS encoding cation diffusion facilitator family transporter gives rise to the protein MVHGHHHSHGHDDTRLPTTRLLITMALNFAITIAELIGGLLSGSLSLISDALHNFSDGIAIIISYIALKLKKRSVTPRHTFGLKRAEIFAAALNSGVLLVITLYLFYHAAIRLINPAVLKGDLMIVVAGIGLIANVIGTWLLARPAKNSLNLKSAYLHLLADAISSFAVLLGGVAIYYWNIFWVDPILTILIGLYILKESYHILQGAIHILMEGAPTNISIDEVKQAVESLPEVNNLHHIHLWMVGDNDIHLEGHVDVEDMLLSESGQLLNKIEHLLQDKFNIKHVTLQLECNHCSNAHMIGH
- a CDS encoding GIY-YIG nuclease family protein, which translates into the protein MYYTYVLESLASGRHYFGHTQNLEERLTRHNSGKVRSTKAFRPWRLIYYEEFATRSEAFQREQFFKTIEGRQWLKGRGIL